Below is a window of Chryseobacterium arthrosphaerae DNA.
GAAAAACGGCGGTGAAAAACCTTCAAAAGAAGATGCAAGAAAAGCTCTGATGAAGATTGCAGACCACTATAAATTCAGCAATACAGAAATTAAAAATGATGTGATTGATGCCATGTTCAGACAAGTGACGGATGCTTCTTCAAAACCATTTAAAAATCACCAGATTCCGGGGAGAGTATTTGCATCAGAATACGATCTGGGAAGAATGGGTTCTGCCTATAAGGATAATGATTTTATCAATCTGTGGGTAAGTGATCCTGCTAAAAGATCGGAATGGAATTCCGGCCAGCAGATGAGAAATGACGGGGTTGATATTTATGTATGCAACGATAAGATCACCAATCAGTATTACGTAGGAAAAACGGAAACCGGAGAATGGATCCAGTATACGGTTCATTCCAAAGCAGATAAGAAGTATACATTTGACATCAGATACTCAAGCCTACAGCCTGCAGCCATAAGACTGGAGGATGCTTCAGGAAAATTACTGGCTGCTGTCCCATTAAAGCCAACAGGGAAAAATGAAAACTGGGCTACTGTTTCTGCTAAAAATATCCAGCTTCGGAAAGGAGAAAACAAGATCAGAATTATTTTTGAAAATGATGGGGTAAACCTGAATTATTTTGAAGTAAAACAGGAATAATTATCCTGGATCACGGAGGTTTTTCAAAGGTATCAGACTGCACAGAATACAAGCGTTTATAAATCTTTGAAATTGATTTGGGAAGATTTTAATAAGTAAAATAATAAGCTTAATTTTAGCGCATAGAATTGAGTCAATCATTTATGAAAAAAGGAATCGCAGCTGCAGCTGTATTTTGTTTTACATTTTTCTTTTCACAGAAAAGTCAAAAGTACCTGGAAATCGGCTACACAAGCATATGCTGCGGTCCGCCATCTGAAAAACCCGTTATCAGCTATCTGAAAGAGTTCAGGAAGAAGAACCGGATCAGAAATCTGGAAATTCTTCAGCAGAGAGGCCTGGGCAAAGAAGGTGAATTTGCTTTGTATATAGGGACAGATTATCTTTCTTCCAATCAGAGAAACCGTCTTGTGCGGGGGCTGATGGCTACTATTTCCAACCAGAATAACAGCAGGATGCAGGACAGCAAAGGCGCCATCAACTTTGATTCGGCGATGATTGTACATCAATCTGATCTTATGAATGCAAAAAATTTAACTATCTATAAAAAATAAAAGAAAAATGATCAAAAACATTGTTGTTATCGGAGCGGGAACCATGGGGAACGGTATTGCACACACTTTCGCACAAAGCGGTTTCAAAGTAAATCTTGTAGATGTATCACAGGAAGCTTTAGACAGAGGGCTGAAAACCATTACTACCAATCTTGACAGAATCATTGCAAAAGGAAATCTTACTGAAGAGCAGAAAGCTGAAACATTAGGAAATATTACCACTTTTACGGCTCTGAATGATGCCGCAGGATCTGCTGATCTTATTGTAGAAGCAGCTACGGAAAATCTGGATCTTAAATTAAAGATCTTCGGACAGATGGATGAGCTGGCTCCGGCAGGTTGTATCCTGGCTACCAATACTTCTTCTATTTCTATCACGAAAATTGCTGCTGCTACCAAAAGAGCAGACAAGGTGATCGGAATGCACTTTATGAATCCTGTTCCTATCATGAAGCTGGTAGAGATCATTAAAGGATATTCTACTTCTAAAGAGACTTTTGATACGATCTATGAGATGAGCAAAACTTTAGGAAAAGTTCCGGTAGAAGTAAATGATTATCCAGGTTTCGTGGCCAACAGAATTTTAATGCCGATGATCAATGAATCTATCGAAACGCTTTATAACGGTGTAGCCGGTGTGGAAGAAATCGATACGGTAATGAAATTAGGAATGGCTCACCCGATGGGGCCACTTCAGCTGGCAGATTTTATTGGTCTTGATGTATGTCTTGCCATTCTGAATGTAATGTATGACGGATTCAAAAATCCTAAATATGCTCCCAACCCATTGCTTGTAAACATGGTGACAGCCGGAAAACTTGGTGTAAAATCAGGTGAAGGGTTCTATGATTATTCTGAAAGCAAAAAAGCTGAAAAAGTTTCAAAAATGTTTTTGAACTGATTTTAAGTCAATAATTTTATTTATCTTTGAGAAAGTTAAAACATTAAAAAAATGAAATTACCAAAGTTTTTATTAGCAGATAATTCGGAATTTCCAGAAGATCTATTTGTAGTTCATACAGAATATCCAAGATTTATCTTAAACGTTGAGGAAGAAGAAGTTGAGTGGTTAGATGATCTTGAAGGTGATGATGAAGAAACTATGGCAGACGAAGCGACTAAAGTAGTAGAAGCAGCGTTCAAATGGTGCGACGAAGAGTTGGCTAAGTACGACGAAGAAGAGGAAGATTAATAACACTCTAAACATAAAAAAGGAACTCAATTGAGTTCCTTTTGTTTTTTTATTCTGATTTATTGAATTTCAATAGTAAAAGATTGTCTTTATACAATTCTAAGGTATTTCCGGAAATCACATATTTATTAGCTTTTCCCATCATATCCATAAAGTTCTGCTCTACCCCGATATTGTTGCACATCATTTTCGTAGACCCCATTTGCCCTGCAGAGAAACCTCCGGTAGAAGGATCAATGGTAGCCGTTCCGAAATAGTTGTTGCAGCCTGCATTCCCGGTGATTTTTTCCCCTTCAATATTTAATGTCGGAATTTTTCCTTTTACATTGTCAGCCAGTGTCCATTTTGTATTGACAAGAGCTGGCTGAGCCTTCCCTACTTTAGAGGCAGACGGGCTGCTCATGGTACCACACGAAGCCAATACTGCTGCTGTACATATACTTAAAAAAAGCTTTTTCATTTTTTTCTTTTTGAATTAACCCAAATTTACGGATTTTATATTATTTAAACGGGATGCAGTGAATTTTATTATTCTTTAACATTTGCTTTTTGAATATTTTTCCAGGCTATTTTTGTGAACAGTAGCTATCATTATTCCTGTAAATGGGAAAACGCAAAGACACAGATTTGTTAATATGCAAAGAGTTTAAAACACAAGGTTTTATCTTCGATAAAATTTTAATACTAAACCTTTGTCATTCCGAGCAAAGCAAGGAATCTATACTATAATTGGTTTATAAAAATATATTGAAACTCCTGCGGAGTGACAAAGTTGGAATAGACTAAGCCAAAAGAGAATATCCCAGAGAGATACCATTCAACAGGAACGGGCTATAATCCTGAGCTTAATAGAAGGGAGCCCGTTTGTTTAAAATACAAACATACCAATGGCTTTAGCCCAAGCCTAACAACAAACAATAAAACAAAAAAACGGACTTAAAAAAGTCCGTCTCTATTTATTTATGAAATGTATTTTCAAATATTAAGATCTCAACTCAGCGTTGAATTCTTTCTGGAAAGACTTGATCAGGGAATCCATTACTTCTGTGATCTCTTTTTCTTCCAGTGTTTTCTCTTCGTTCAGCAGCTCGAAGCTCATGGCATAAGACTTTTTGCCCTCAGGAAGATTTTTTCCTTCATACACATCGAATAAATTAATATTCTTAATGAACGGAGATTTATTCTTCTTCGCAGTCTGATAAAGGTCTTCATAGTTGACGCTTTTATCAATCAGTAAAGCAAGGTCTCTTCTGATCTTGTTGAATTTAGGGATGTCTTTGAACTTCAGTTCATTTTTAGAACGTAATTCCTGAGCATATTCCAGTTCAATTTCTGCATAGAAGCAGTCCTGATCAATATCAAAATCTTTCAGTAAAGCAGGCGCTACTTTTCCGATTCTTACCAAAGTTTTCCCATCTGCTTCATAGGCTAATGCATCAGAGAATCTGTCATCAGATAAGGCCACTTCTTTATAATCTGCAGCAAGTCTTTCCAAAAGAACTTTTACATATGCTTTCAGGTTATAGAAGCTTACCGCAGATTTAGGCTGAAGCCAGTTTTCTGCAACATCTCTTCCTGAAACAATGACAGCCAGCTGTTTTCTTTCTTCGTACTTCTCTTTTTTGTGGTAGATCTTTCCGAATTCAAAGAATTTGATATCCTGATTCTTCCTGTTGATATTGTAAACCGTATTCTGAAGAAGGCCTTCCAATAAAGACTTTCTCATGAATGCAAGATCACCGCTTAAAGGGTTCAGCAGTTTTACCGCATCCGTTTCATCTTTTACAGACGTCAGGGAATTGTTCATGACTTCATTGAAACCAAGGCTTTGCAAAGCTCTTGCCCAACTGTTTTCCAACTCATCCTGATCGTTGGCACTCAGCTTAACAGGGGTGAATGAAATTTTCTGCGGAGCATCGATCTTGTTATAACCGTAGATTCTTAAAATCTCTTCGATAACGTCGATTTCTCTTGTTACATCCGCTCTGTAAGCAGGAACGGAGATTTCAAAACCATTTGGAATTTCATTCAGCACCTGAATTTCCAATGCTTTTAATATTTCTTTTACTTTTTCTCTGTGAATCTTTGTTCCTAAAATCTGTTCGATTTTTGAGAATCTCAGGATCACATAGTTATCTTCAATTTTCTTAGGATACTCTTCCAGTAATTCACCTACCAGCTTCCCTTCAGCAATTTCCTGAATCATTTTGATGGCATGAGTAATCGCTGTTCTTGTCAGATTCGGGTCTACTCCTCTTTCAAAACGGAAAGAAGCATCAGTGTTCAGGCTGTGTGCCTTCGCTCCTTTTCTCACAGCAACCGGGTTAAAGTAAGCACTTTCAAGGAATACGGTCTGGGTAGTTTCAGATACTCCTGAATTCTCACCACCGAAAACTCCGGCAATACACATCGGGTTATCTTTACCGTCTTTAATCATGATCTCAGAACCATTCAGGGTTCTTTCCACTCCATCCAGTGTAGTGAATTTGGTTCCCGGCTTTACAACGCCTACCTTCACTTTTTTATCTGCAATTTTATCTGCATCAAAAGCATGAAGCGGCTGTCCGTAACCGTGAAGAATATAGTTGGTGATATCTACAACATTATTGATCGGGCTTAATCCGATCGCTTTCAGCCTGTCTTTTAACCAGGACGGTGATTCTGCTACTTTCACTCCTTCAATCACCGCTCCGATGTATCTTGGGCATAATTCAGCATCTTCAATTTCAAGTTTGAAATCATGAGAGCCCTCGTTATTCAAAGCTTCAGAAGCTACTTTATTAAACTGGGATTTCAGTTGGTTTGTAGAAAGATAGGCATGTAAATCTCTGGCAACACCATAGTGAGACATTGCATCTGTCCTGTTGGGAGTCAGCCCGATTTCAAAAACCTCATCATTCGTTAATTCAAAATAGTCTGCAAAGTTTTTTCCTACTTCATATCGGGTTTCATCCAAAACCATAATTCCTCCGTGATCTTCGCTAAGACCAAGCTCATCTTCTGCACAGATCATCCCCTGGGAAACCTCCCCTCTGATTTTGGCTTCTTTAATTTCAAAAAAGTTTCCGGTTTTGTCATAGATTTTAGTTCCGACAACGGCTACGGGAACTGTCTGTCCTGCCTCTACGTTAGGAGCTCCGCAAACAATGTTCAGTACTTTCCCGTTTCCTACGTCTACTGTTGTCTTCTTCAGTTTGTCAGCATTCGGATGTTTTTCACAGGTTAAAACTTTACCTACAACAATTCCTTCCAGGCTGCCTCTTACACTTTCAAATTTATCTATCCCTTCAACCTCTAGACCTATGTCTGTAAGGAATTCACCGATTCTTTCAGTTTTCAATTCCGTTTTTACAAAGTCTTTCAGCCAGTTGTTTGATATTTTCATTTGCTTATCTATCTACTTGTTTAATTCTGCAAACGAAACGAAAGGTCTCATCTGCACTATTTTTTGAAACTTTTATTTGAAATTTCACCCAACATACCGGGCGATTTTTCGAGGTACAAATGTCGTGTTTTTTTGAGAAAT
It encodes the following:
- a CDS encoding META domain-containing protein gives rise to the protein MKKLFLSICTAAVLASCGTMSSPSASKVGKAQPALVNTKWTLADNVKGKIPTLNIEGEKITGNAGCNNYFGTATIDPSTGGFSAGQMGSTKMMCNNIGVEQNFMDMMGKANKYVISGNTLELYKDNLLLLKFNKSE
- the pheT gene encoding phenylalanine--tRNA ligase subunit beta, which produces MKISNNWLKDFVKTELKTERIGEFLTDIGLEVEGIDKFESVRGSLEGIVVGKVLTCEKHPNADKLKKTTVDVGNGKVLNIVCGAPNVEAGQTVPVAVVGTKIYDKTGNFFEIKEAKIRGEVSQGMICAEDELGLSEDHGGIMVLDETRYEVGKNFADYFELTNDEVFEIGLTPNRTDAMSHYGVARDLHAYLSTNQLKSQFNKVASEALNNEGSHDFKLEIEDAELCPRYIGAVIEGVKVAESPSWLKDRLKAIGLSPINNVVDITNYILHGYGQPLHAFDADKIADKKVKVGVVKPGTKFTTLDGVERTLNGSEIMIKDGKDNPMCIAGVFGGENSGVSETTQTVFLESAYFNPVAVRKGAKAHSLNTDASFRFERGVDPNLTRTAITHAIKMIQEIAEGKLVGELLEEYPKKIEDNYVILRFSKIEQILGTKIHREKVKEILKALEIQVLNEIPNGFEISVPAYRADVTREIDVIEEILRIYGYNKIDAPQKISFTPVKLSANDQDELENSWARALQSLGFNEVMNNSLTSVKDETDAVKLLNPLSGDLAFMRKSLLEGLLQNTVYNINRKNQDIKFFEFGKIYHKKEKYEERKQLAVIVSGRDVAENWLQPKSAVSFYNLKAYVKVLLERLAADYKEVALSDDRFSDALAYEADGKTLVRIGKVAPALLKDFDIDQDCFYAEIELEYAQELRSKNELKFKDIPKFNKIRRDLALLIDKSVNYEDLYQTAKKNKSPFIKNINLFDVYEGKNLPEGKKSYAMSFELLNEEKTLEEKEITEVMDSLIKSFQKEFNAELRS
- a CDS encoding 3-hydroxybutyryl-CoA dehydrogenase, with the protein product MKNIVVIGAGTMGNGIAHTFAQSGFKVNLVDVSQEALDRGLKTITTNLDRIIAKGNLTEEQKAETLGNITTFTALNDAAGSADLIVEAATENLDLKLKIFGQMDELAPAGCILATNTSSISITKIAAATKRADKVIGMHFMNPVPIMKLVEIIKGYSTSKETFDTIYEMSKTLGKVPVEVNDYPGFVANRILMPMINESIETLYNGVAGVEEIDTVMKLGMAHPMGPLQLADFIGLDVCLAILNVMYDGFKNPKYAPNPLLVNMVTAGKLGVKSGEGFYDYSESKKAEKVSKMFLN